Proteins found in one Nerophis lumbriciformis linkage group LG27, RoL_Nlum_v2.1, whole genome shotgun sequence genomic segment:
- the evpla gene encoding envoplakin a, giving the protein MSRMFRKKEKETSVKINSVPTSGLAQLIIQMQKNADVVEKDILRAESLLAVDAENDKNDLPYQHQQEICDKLGEAEGLLKNLFLDVDKAKSLHHPQAKDIESDVRHLHDRWLKDCTFYRDIFEQINDVSLMPRIDWGSVLNDKQRAVNSNAFGPTMAELEKQIASHKLVQQELDAYNSQLCVSSAGTKDDLMAYKKQYNKILENSKWRGHYLNSLHEYMQGCNKELSFLGEEQNKIQKQDWSDRMADPPDVRRQYENFKNNSLLSHESEVNRLQDEGDKLIELNHPASQVIQEQRDAVRNDWQKFLHLCICQETHLDNLENYKKYQLDTEQLSETLNKLNTSLDPKISNKKSNSEVLLQLEVEEKAVQDSEQLLADLRKRSTTVAPLKQRRSPLNRSVMVESLCDWETERGSLSRGEKCTLKSNSDLQNWDVVTSKGVGGTFPAVCLTIPPPDPEAINKVDLMGGELDDIKRRRAALAKSLNNHKSELAQAQKSAPVSAQVDPRLSMLGQQLDKLNADLANAEKGMLSRMRSPLSHSNPTGDLTNRLKDQDQAARALNDLEKQAIAAQAELKPLLSKDPNAFSALPLKLNAANNKHDGIAGLADLYTKKANASLNLENQIKKVDGLVSGFEKKLSEDGPILDVPSSIQAANENIYQQRQSVAAAQPDMRKLSQDLENTEQLCSSLQQGFQEFCPDIQRQRTEVKHLQNRYANVDNQLKERENILQEAGSKNQEFQSSAKSLNFFLNNLPKNKINYNDDLAQVSAMQSSQERVMDDLKRKGNDMDRLTDVSQDVQNLLREYDANMDKFNSTLEGAGATLPKRPYTLTLSEAVQKEEMDLVNRYAEATAENAQRQKQMGLARNLMAQNEEKVHLLAQHQVQLESQQRSASEANSLVRELDEERERTLHVETNLKAFRDRLMSLRNRRGVERVEEKEVLQYYREPKSEAEFLDLQKRLHEEVMRRTTVYNEVEMYNKKFSLLEDNFKNTPPKLLTREVTEFEKDPLLDVEAGRLRDELSRMRDDIRLRESEYIQIKTEIEILQQKKPLIKERVVKKEVLKVEKDPEMLRAVRVFETEISDENNKVKFINDDIFQLRSQINALERLIPNIQPKVITKEIKKVEQDPELITETKRIRTSLESEMMGNNTISKELLDLHSRYREISSFKPKVEVKEVVNEIFRIDPNTEIEIMRLRKEIQEANMHRSGLDRDIGRITSELNILRSQKPKVEMKEVLQEVVKEERSPENVREIQRLNEQINITHNNYNYLVEQVRTLKKERDSWKAEKSKVETKVLTRDIIKYEPDPLLEKEADRLRRELRDEAQRRRSIEEMVFDLKNKYILLERQKPEEKVVVQEIVRLQKDPRQVLDHERLSRSLDEEVMTRRQIELELQHLRTKVGEKERLLRESNEQQKRIAAESELKELRFRIHQLEHSPPAIQENIVVEEVLKVERDPKLERMTNGLRVDMDKESNEILRLQREIRNITLKLEVLHKEKSGEKKVYKEVVRVEKDQAVESARDHLREQVSKQKFARQDVEDQIKRLNTKVNHLMSSKSSTSREETTITMNRDALLREKDNLTRELRTLETKKQDINLSYEKQSRLMSERTQMSQHRSMKMGSDVQMIEREILSEKDKIHIRDSTIRDLLLSIQKEDHSETRTKETNVSTKITILDPDTGKDMSPYDAYVRRLIDRQQYIHLQELECDWEEITSTGPDGETSILQDRKSGNQYPIKDALREGRLTQRDLEMYKQGKLHISEFALLVAGETKHRPQFNSLSSRTSTSVISAPFDSNLTHPIAGVMDTHTDTCFTVRSAAMRKLIDPTTAQKLLEAQAATGGIIDITTKDRHSVHKAATRGLVEDSQLQRLLNAQKAYTGIEDPVTRERLSVGEAVQKGWMPKESATWYMEAQHLTGGLVDPKTNRRISIVDAIGSKMIDSTMMRGIQAETSYRKDITDPLTKQKINYKQALERCRRDPNSGMLMLPASSKESGYTPTYNRYSRF; this is encoded by the exons ATGTCCAGGATGTTTAGGAAAAAGGAGAAAGAGACGTCGGTGAAGATCAACAG TGTCCCGACCAGCGGCCTGGCACAGTTGATCATACAGATGCAAAAGAATGCAGACGTGGTGGAGAAAGACATCCTCCGGGCTGAGAGCCTTTTGGCTGTG GATGCCGAGAACGACAAGAACGACCTCCCCTACCAGCATCAACAGGAGATCTGCGACAAGCTGGGCGAAGCTGAGGGTCTGCTGAAAAACCTCTTCCTGGATGTGGACAAAGCCAAGTCGCTCCATCACCCGCAGGCCAAAGATATTGAGAGCGA TGTCCGCCATCTCCATGATCGTTGGCTTAAGGACTGCACTTTCTATCGGGACATCTTTGAGCAGATCAATGATGTGTCACTGATGCCCAGAATCGACTGGGGGTCTGTTCTTAATGACAAGCAG AGAGCAGTGAACAGTAATGCGTTTGGCCCCACCATGGCAGAGCTGGAGAAGCAAATTGCATCGCACAAACTCGTGCAGCAGGAGCTGGACGCCTACAACTCACAGCTGTGTGTCAGTTCTGCAGGCACCAAG GACGACCTCATGGCATACAAGAAGCAGTACAACAAAATTCTG GAAAACTCCAAGTGGCGCGGCCACTACCTGAACAGCCTGCACGAGTACATGCAGGGCTGCAACAAGGAGCTGAGTTTCCTGGGAGAGGAGCAGAATAAAATCCAGAAGCAGGACTGGAGTGACCGCATGGCGGATCCTCCAGATGTTCGCAGGCAGTACGAG AACTTCAAGAACAACAGTCTGCTGTCACATGAGAGCGAGGTGAACAGACTGCAAGATGAAGGAGACAAGCTGATTGAGTTGAATCACCCTGCCAGCCAAGTCATACAG GAGCAGAGAGACGCCGTTCGCAACGACTGGCAGAAATTCCTCCACCTGTGCATTTGTCAAGAGACACACCTGGACAACTTGGAGAACTACAAAAAG TATCAACTGGACACAGAGCAGCTGTCAGAGACACTAAACAAACTCAACACTAGTTTGGACCCGAAGATCTCCAATAAGAAGAGCAACTCGGAGGTGCTGCTGCAGCTTGAG GTAGAGGAGAAGGCCGTGCAAGACAGTGAGCAGCTGCTGGCTGACCTGAGGAAGCGCAGCACCACCGTTGCTCCTCTGAAGCAGCGTCGTAGCCCCCTCAACAGATCGGTCATGGTGGAGTCGCTCTGTGACTGGGAGACTGAAAGG GGAAGTCTGTCAAGAGGAGAGAAGTGCACGTTGAAATCCAATTCTGACCTTCAGAACTGGGATGTTGTAACCAGCAAAGGGGTCGGTGGCACCTTCCCAGCGGTTTGCTTAACCATTCCACCGCCTGATCCAGAGGCCATTAACAAAGTGGACCT TATGGGTGGTGAACTGGACGACATCAAGAGGAGAAGAGCCGCTTTGGCCAAGTCCCTCAACAATCACAAGTCAGAGCTGGCCCAGGCCCAGAAATCAG CCCCAGTGTCCGCCCAGGTGGATCCCAGACTGTCAATGCTGGGTCAGCAGTTGGATAAGCTCAATGCCGACCTGGCCAATGCTGAGAAAGGCATGCTTAGCCGTATGCGATCCCCGCTGAGCCACTCCAACCCCACTGGAGATCTGACCAACAGGTTGAAGGATCAAGAT CAAGCAGCCAGGGCACTGAACGACTTGGAGAAACAGGCGATTGCTGCTCAGGCTGAACTAAAGCCTCTCCTGTCTAAAGACCCAAATGCCTTCTCAGCACTGCCACTCAAACTGAACGCCGCCAACAACAAGCATGATGGCATTGCTGGACTTGCTGACCTCTACACAAAGAA GGCGAATGCATCACTCAACCTGGAAAATCAGATAAAGAAGGTGGATGGCCTGGTTTCTGGCTTTGAGAAGAAGCTCAGTGAAGACGGTCCAATACTTGACGTGCCAAGCTCAATCCAAGCTGCCAACGAAAATATATAT CAACAGCGGCAGTCCGTGGCAGCGGCTCAGCCCGACATGAGGAAGCTGAGTCAGGATCTGGAGAACACCGAGCAGCTATGCAGCTCCCTGCAGCAGGGGTTCCAGGAGTTCTGTCCCGACATCCAGCGTCAGAGGACCGAGGTCAAACACCTGCAGAACCGCTACGCCAACGTTGACAACCAGCTGAAGGAGAG GGAAAACATCTTGCAAGAGGCCGGCTCCAAAAATCAAGAGTTCCAAAGTTCAGCCAAGTCTCTGAATTTCTTTCTAAACAATCTGCCGAAAAACAAAATAAACTACAACGACGATCTGGCTCAGGTGTCTGCGATGCAGAGCTCTCAGGAG AGGGTGATGGATGACCTGAAGCGCAAAGGAAACGACATGGACAGACTGACTGACGTGTCTCAGGACGTCCAGAATCTACTCCGC GAGTATGACGCCAACATGGACAAATTCAACAGTACGCTTGAAGGCGCCGGTGCCACCCTCCCCAAGAGACCTTACACGCTCACCCTCAGCGAGGCTGTTCAGAAAGAG GAAATGGATCTGGTCAACCGTTACGCTGAGGCAACCGCTGAAAATGCTCAGCGCCAAAAGCAGATGGGGTTGGCTCGTAATCTGATGGCGCAA AATGAAGAGAAAGTCCACTTGCTGGCGCAACATCAAGTGCAGCTGGAAAGCCAGCAAAGGAGTGCTTCCGAGGCAAACAGTCTTGTCAGAGAGCTGGACGAAGAGAGGGAGAGGACACTGCATGTTGAGACCAATCTAAAAGCCTTCAGAGATAGGTTGATGTCACTGAGGAATCGCAGAGGGGTAGAACGTGTGGAAGAAAAAGAAGTGCTCCAATACTATCGTGAGCCAAAAAGTGAGGCCGAGTTTTTAGATTTACAGAAGAGACTACACGAAGAGGTCATGAGAAGAACCACCGTCTACAACGAGGTGGAGATGTACAATAAGAAGTTTTCCCTCCTTGAGGACAACTTCAAAAATACTCCGCCCAAACTGCTGACTAGAGAGGTGACCGAGTTTGAGAAAGATCCTCTTCTAGATGTAGAGGCTGGGAGACTTAGAGACGAGCTATCGAGAATGAGAGACGACATCCGGCTGCGTGAGTCAGAGTACATTCAGATCAAGACGGAAATCGAGATTCTCCAGCAAAAGAAACCACTCATCAAAGAGAGGGTGGTGAAGAAAGAAGTACTCAAAGTGGAAAAAGACCCAGAGATGTTGAGAGCGGTGCGAGTGTTTGAGACCGAAATTTCAGACGAGAATAACAAAGTGAAGTTCATAAATGATGACATTTTCCAACTGAGAAGCCAGATTAATGCACTGGAAAGACTGATTCCCAACATCCAGCCAAAAGTCAtcacaaaggaaattaaaaagGTGGAGCAGGACCCCGAACTCATCACAGAGACCAAGAGGATTCGAACATCTTTGGAGAGTGAAATGATGGGTAACAACACCATTTCCAAAGAGCTGCTGGACCTCCACAGTCGCTACAGAGAAATTAGCAGTTTCAAACCCAAAGTGGAGGTGAAGGAAGTCGTTAATGAGATCTTCCGGATCGATCCAAATACAGAGATAGAGATAATGCGTTTGAGGAAAGAGATACAGGAGGCTAACATGCACCGCTCAGGTTTGGATAGGGATATCGGAAGGATCACCTCAGAGCTTAATATTCTTCGATCGCAGAAGCCCAAAGTGGAGATGAAAGAAGTCCTTCAAGAGGTGGTGAAGGAAGAAAGAAGCCCTGAAAATGTGCGAGAGATTCAGAGGTTAAATGAACAGATTAACATCACCCACAACAATTACAACTATCTCGTAGAACAGGTGAGAACACTCAAAAAAGAGAGAGACAGCTGGAAGGCTGAAAAGTCTAAGGTAGAGACCAAAGTCCTCACCAGAGACATTATCAAGTATGAACCTGACCCTCTCTTGGAGAAAGAGGCTGACCGCCTGAGAAGAGAGTTGCGTGACGAGGCGCAGAGGCGGCGCTCGATCGAAGAGATGGTGTTTGACCTGAAGAACAAATACATCTTGCTGGAGAGACAGAAGCCTGAGGAGAAAGTGGTCGTGCAGGAGATTGTGCGTTTACAGAAGGACCCGAGGCAAGTGCTTGACCACGAGAGGCTCAGTAGGAGCCTGGATGAGGAAGTGATGACTCGCCGTCAGATCGAGCTGGAGTTACAGCATTTGAGAACAAAGGTGGGGGAAAAGGAGAGGCTCCTTCGAGAGAGCAATGAGCAACAGAAGAGAATTGCCGCAGAGTCGGAATTGAAAGAGCTTAGATTCCGTATCCACCAGTTGGAGCACTCCCCACCTGCTATCCAGGAGAATATTGTTGTCGAGGAGGTGCTGAAGGTGGAGAGAGATCCAAAACTGGAGAGGATGACCAACGGCCTGCGTGTAGACATGGATAAGGAATCCAATGAAATCCTGCGTCTCCAGAGAGAGATCCGTAACATCACCCTGAAGCTTGAGGTCCTCCACAAGGAGAAGTCTGGTGAGAAGAAAGTGTACAAGGAGGTTGTCCGTGTGGAGAAAGACCAAGCTGTGGAATCAGCCAGGGATCACTTGAGGGAACAGGTATCCAAGCAAAAGTTTGCAAGGCAGGACGTAGAGGATCAAATCAAACGTCTGAATACTAAAGTCAACCATCTGATGAGTAGCAAGTCTAGCACCTCTAGAGAAGAGACTACCATAACCATGAACAGAGATGCCCTCCTGAGGGAGAAGGACAACCTGACTCGTGAGCTCAGGACCCTGGAGACTAAGAAACAAGACATTAACTTGTCCTACGAGAAGCAGAGCAGGCTGATGAGTGAGAGGACGCAGATGAGCCAGCACAGGAGCATGAAGATGGGTTCTGACGTCCAGATGATTGAGAGGGAAATCCTGAGCGAAAAGGACAAGATCCACATTCGTGACAGCACCATCCGAGACCTCCTGCTGAGTATACAGAAAGAGGACCATTCAGAAACTAGGACTAAAGAGACCAACGTGTCCACCAAAATCACCATTCTGGATCCAGATACCGGCAAAGACATGTCTCCCTATGATGCTTACGTGCGTCGTCTGATCGATCGCCAGCAGTACATTCACCTGCAGGAGCTGGAGTGCGACTGGGAGGAGATCACTTCTACTGGACCCGACGGCGAGACGTCTATATTACAGGATCGCAAGAGTGGAAACCAGTACCCCATTAAGGACGCCCTGAGGGAAGGCAGGCTGACCCAGAGAGATTTGGAGATGTATAAACAGGGAAAACTCCACATCTCAGAGTTTGCCTTGCTGGTTGCTGGGGAAACAAAACATAGGCCTCAGTTCAACTCTCTTAGCTCCAGGACCAGCACATCAGTCATATCAGCTCCCTTCGACTCAAACCTGACACATCCAATCGCTGGGGTCATGGATACACACACTGACACCTGCTTCACCGTGCGCAGCGCTGCTATGCGCAAACTTATCGACCCCACTACAGCCCAAAAGCTTTTGGAGGCTCAGGCAGCAACCGGCGGTATCATTGACATCACCACAAAGGACAGACACTCCGTTCACAAGGCGGCCACCAGAGGTCTCGTGGAGGACAGCCAGCTCCAGAGGCTCCTTAACGCTCAAAAGGCCTACACCGGCATTGAAGACCCTGTGACCAGAGAGCGTCTGTCTGTGGGCGAAGCCGTCCAGAAAGGCTGGATGCCAAAGGAAAGTGCCACTTGGTACATGGAAGCTCAGCACCTGACTGGAGGGCTGGTTGATCCAAAAACCAACAGAAGAATAAGCATCGTGGACGCCATCGGATCCAAGATGATTGACAGCACCATGATGAGAGGGATTCAAGCTGAAACAAGTTACAGGAAGGACATCACCGACCCCCTCACCAAGCAGAAGATCAACTACAAGCAAGCCCTGGAGCGCTGCAGGAGAGACCCCAACTCTGGCATGCTGATGCTGCCGGCCTCCTCCAAAGAGTCGGGTTACACTCCAACATACAACAGATATTCTAGATTCTAA